A region of Nitrospirota bacterium DNA encodes the following proteins:
- the thiE gene encoding thiamine phosphate synthase has translation MNPVKGIYLILDQQYAKRPILSIAEEAVEAGVDVIQYREKVLSRRDALKIAERLRDLTARSNIPFIINDDPALALAVDADGVHLGQEDIPVHIARRILGKDRIIGLSTHSHKEAVEAAALDINYIGFGPIFKSGTKMAAEPLGPEAISRTRSDISIQMIAIGGINDENIAEVMRCGADGAAIISAILSSHDIKQSVRKLKERVRDIQRI, from the coding sequence ATGAATCCGGTAAAGGGCATCTATCTGATTCTTGACCAGCAGTATGCAAAGAGGCCCATCCTTTCTATAGCAGAAGAGGCTGTTGAAGCTGGTGTAGATGTGATTCAATACAGAGAAAAGGTCCTTTCCAGAAGGGATGCACTCAAGATAGCTGAAAGACTTCGTGATTTAACGGCCCGAAGCAACATACCATTTATAATCAATGATGACCCGGCCCTTGCCCTTGCAGTTGATGCAGATGGTGTCCATCTCGGACAGGAAGACATACCTGTGCATATTGCAAGGCGGATACTCGGAAAAGACAGGATAATAGGCCTGTCCACGCATAGTCATAAAGAGGCTGTTGAAGCTGCTGCGCTTGATATAAACTATATCGGATTCGGCCCCATCTTTAAGTCAGGCACGAAGATGGCTGCGGAGCCGCTCGGTCCGGAGGCAATAAGCCGGACAAGAAGTGATATTTCCATACAGATGATTGCAATCGGCGGCATCAATGATGAAAATATTGCTGAAGTTATGCGGTGCGGTGCAGACGGCGCTGCAATCATCTCAGCAATCCTTTCATCACATGACATCAAACAGAGTGTCCGCAAGCTTAAGGAAAGGGTCCGGGACATTCAGCGCATCTGA
- the bioD gene encoding dethiobiotin synthase: protein MKKRGIFVTGTDTGVGKTAVAAGIAAALRSRGINVGVMKPVHTGCRTREGHLTPDDSLMLAGSASSDDPIELITPYMFTEAVAPYVAATKQKIVIDVDLISDYFKVLCKRHDYMIVEGIGGVLVPVRDDFYVADLIRLLNLPVILVTSPHLGYLNHTMLTISCLTMKKIPVTGIVINNRNTGNGTLAEMTFQDTVETLSGIPVLGTIPYISGLKKRLVSDALNVPDPFLKLADTLFDVM from the coding sequence GTGAAAAAACGTGGCATATTTGTTACCGGTACAGACACCGGCGTTGGAAAGACTGCTGTTGCTGCAGGCATAGCTGCTGCCTTGAGGTCGCGGGGCATTAATGTCGGCGTAATGAAGCCTGTTCACACAGGGTGCAGAACCCGGGAAGGCCATCTAACCCCCGATGATTCACTCATGCTGGCCGGGTCAGCATCGTCTGATGACCCTATAGAACTCATCACCCCCTACATGTTCACAGAAGCGGTGGCCCCATATGTAGCCGCCACAAAACAAAAGATCGTCATTGATGTTGATTTGATTTCAGACTATTTTAAGGTATTGTGCAAAAGACATGATTACATGATCGTTGAAGGAATCGGCGGGGTGCTCGTGCCTGTCAGGGATGACTTCTATGTTGCAGACCTGATCAGGCTGCTAAATCTGCCTGTAATTCTGGTAACCAGCCCCCATCTCGGATACCTTAATCACACTATGCTGACGATAAGCTGTCTGACAATGAAAAAGATACCTGTAACCGGGATTGTCATAAATAACCGAAATACCGGAAATGGCACTCTTGCAGAGATGACCTTTCAGGATACGGTAGAGACACTGTCGGGCATCCCTGTGCTTGGGACTATTCCGTATATCAGCGGTCTGAAGAAACGGCTCGTGTCAGATGCGCTGAATGTCCCGGACCCTTTCCTTAAGCTTGCGGACACTCTGTTTGATGTCATGTGA
- a CDS encoding SDR family NAD(P)-dependent oxidoreductase — protein MKVVLITGASGGLGRPLSLRYSKGGYAVAVHYFTGRGAAEEVYGEIISNGGEADLFQCDVRSSGSVTNMVDLIIERWGHIDVLINNAGINKDNLLVRTGIAEWNGIIAANLSGPFYAIRAVSRHMMKRKTGHIINISSFAGLKGRAGQCAYASAKAGLTGLTKTAALELGRFNIRVNAVLPGLMKTAMTESLSETDTESIINAGVLKKAQDINEVAEFVYSLSDMNQISGQVFNTDSRIL, from the coding sequence GTGAAGGTTGTCCTTATAACAGGCGCATCAGGGGGACTTGGGCGGCCGCTGTCTTTGCGATATTCCAAAGGCGGATATGCTGTTGCCGTTCATTATTTTACGGGCAGAGGGGCCGCTGAAGAGGTCTATGGTGAAATAATTTCCAATGGCGGTGAAGCAGATTTGTTTCAATGTGACGTAAGGTCATCCGGAAGTGTGACTAATATGGTTGACCTGATTATTGAAAGGTGGGGACATATTGACGTCCTTATTAATAATGCCGGTATTAATAAAGACAACCTCCTTGTCAGAACGGGAATAGCGGAGTGGAACGGCATTATCGCTGCCAATCTTTCAGGTCCCTTTTATGCCATCAGGGCTGTCTCGAGGCATATGATGAAGAGAAAGACGGGGCATATTATCAATATATCGTCCTTCGCGGGGCTCAAGGGGCGTGCAGGCCAGTGCGCTTATGCATCGGCAAAGGCAGGACTGACGGGATTAACGAAGACAGCGGCGCTGGAGCTTGGGAGGTTTAATATACGGGTAAATGCAGTTCTCCCGGGTCTTATGAAGACGGCAATGACAGAGTCACTGTCTGAGACGGATACAGAGAGCATAATCAACGCCGGAGTCCTTAAAAAGGCACAGGACATAAATGAGGTGGCTGAGTTTGTTTACAGCCTGTCGGATATGAATCAGATTTCAGGACAGGTCTTTAATACAGACAGCAGGATATTGTAG
- the bioF gene encoding 8-amino-7-oxononanoate synthase, producing MNIEDELTIELNELRSANLYRTLRRVESEQSAHIVIDGRSCINLCSNNYLGLANHRALKDAAIDAVKKYGTGAGASRLISGNMELHDMLERVTAKFKETEDALLFNTGYMANAGIIQSLAGEGDVIFSDELNHASIIDGCKLSRARVIIYRHKDAGHLRSLILGNAGNADASYRRRIIITDSVFSMDGDIAPLGDILKVADEFGAVLIVDDAHATGVLGKSGRGSFEHFGITSCSLYVQMGTYSKALGSFGAYAAGSALLKDYLINKARAFIYTTALPPSVVAASLAAIGIVQDDRTIPGRLLENARIFREGLQAAGFNTMQSETPIIPVFTGNAEKTLLFSGKLFDAGIYATAIRPPTVSEGGCRIRTTVTAAHSREDIEHCLEVFISAGEELRLL from the coding sequence ATGAACATAGAAGATGAATTGACAATAGAATTAAATGAGCTGAGGTCTGCAAATCTCTACAGGACACTCAGGAGGGTTGAATCTGAGCAGTCTGCGCATATCGTCATTGACGGCCGCTCATGTATAAACCTCTGCTCCAACAACTATCTGGGACTGGCCAATCATCGGGCATTGAAGGATGCTGCTATTGATGCTGTTAAGAAATACGGAACCGGCGCCGGGGCCTCAAGACTGATATCCGGGAATATGGAATTACATGATATGCTTGAACGGGTCACTGCAAAATTCAAGGAGACTGAAGATGCCCTGCTCTTTAACACAGGATACATGGCAAACGCAGGTATTATTCAGTCCCTGGCAGGAGAAGGAGATGTGATATTCAGCGATGAATTAAATCACGCGAGCATAATTGACGGATGCAAACTGAGCAGGGCCAGGGTCATTATTTACAGGCACAAAGATGCAGGACACCTCAGATCACTGATCCTGGGAAATGCCGGAAATGCTGATGCCTCTTACAGGAGAAGGATTATAATAACTGACAGTGTCTTTAGCATGGATGGAGATATAGCGCCGTTGGGTGATATCCTGAAGGTGGCTGATGAGTTTGGGGCAGTCCTTATAGTTGACGATGCGCATGCAACAGGAGTCCTCGGGAAATCAGGCCGCGGTTCATTTGAACACTTCGGGATAACAAGTTGCAGTTTATATGTCCAAATGGGCACATACAGCAAGGCGCTGGGCTCATTCGGGGCATATGCGGCAGGATCAGCGCTGTTAAAAGATTATCTGATCAATAAGGCAAGGGCATTCATTTATACTACAGCCCTGCCCCCTTCTGTTGTTGCCGCATCACTGGCTGCTATAGGAATAGTTCAGGATGACAGGACTATCCCCGGGAGATTGCTGGAGAATGCAAGGATATTCAGAGAAGGGCTTCAGGCAGCAGGTTTTAATACCATGCAGAGTGAGACGCCAATCATTCCAGTCTTCACTGGTAATGCTGAGAAGACACTACTGTTTTCAGGGAAACTGTTTGATGCCGGGATATATGCAACTGCCATACGCCCCCCTACAGTCTCTGAAGGTGGCTGCAGAATAAGGACAACAGTAACAGCTGCACACAGCAGGGAGGATATTGAACACTGTCTGGAAGTGTTCATTAGTGCAGGAGAAGAGTTAAGATTATTATAA